The bacterium region GTCCTGGACCGGCTGGGGCTCGCGGGGCATGTTTTCGAAGTAGGGCGGATATTTGACGTAGGTCGAATTCGGATCCCATTGGAAGGTCTCGCCCGCCGGCACCTCGAGCGAGCGCCAGCGCTCGTCGCCCTTGAAGACGTCGGAATAGGTCTTGCCGAACATGTCGGCTTGGACCGAAGCCCGCACCGCCGCGTCGATCTCGGCCTGGCTCGGCCAGACATCGCGCAAGTAGACGTCCTGACCTTGGTCGTTCTTGCCCAAAGGCTCTTTGTAGAGATCGATGTCCATCCGGCCGGCCAAGGCATAGGCCACCACCAGCGGCGGCGAGGCCAGGTAATTGAAGCGAACCAAGGGATTGATCCGGCCCTCGAAATTGCGGTTGCCCGAGAGCACCGCCGAGGCGACCAAGTCCTCCTTCTCGATGCACTCGGCCACCGAATCGGGCAAGGGCCCGCTGTTGCCGATGCAGGTCGTGCAGCCGTAGCCGACGAGGTGGAAGCCGAGCTTCTCCAAGGCTGGCATCAAGCCGGCCTTATTCAAATATTCGGTGACCACGATGGAGCCCGGCGCCAGGCTGGTCTTGACCCAGGGCTTGCTGCTCAAGCCCTTCGCCACCGCCTTCTTGGCCACCAAGCCGGCGGCAAGCATCACCGAAGGGTTGGAGGTATTGGTGCAGCTGGTGATCGCGGCGATGACCACCGCGCCCTGCTCCAGGTGGGAGACTCGGCCGTTGCCGTGATCGAGAACCGCGCATTTGGCGAGCTCGCCCAATTCTCCGCGCTCGGTTTCGATGTGAAGGCAGGCGGTTTGAGAGCCGCCTTCGGAGAGCCAATTGCCGACCCGCTTCGGATCGAGTTTCTCCAGCTTGCCCTTGAACAGCTCATGGAGGGCTTGCCGGAACATCGACTTGGACTTGTGCAGCGGCACCCGGTCCTGCGGTCGCTTGGGGCCGGCCAGCGAGGGCTCGACCGTGCCGAGGTCGAGCTCCAGCGTATCGGAGAAGATCGGATCGGGCGTGGCGTCGGTGCGGAAGAGACCCTGGGCCTCGCAGTATTTCCGCACCAGCTCGACCGAAGCCCCGCGTCCGCTGAGCTCGAGGTAGCGCAGGCTTTCCTCGTCGACCGGGAAGAAGCCGATGGTCGCGCCGTATTCCGGCGCCATGTTGGCGATGGTCGCCCGGTCGGGCAGGCTCAAGCTGGAAAGGCCTTGGCCG contains the following coding sequences:
- the acnA gene encoding aconitate hydratase AcnA, with product MNAPASKNSFDSLQALEAGTQKYQIFQLSRLAGRFPEVERLPFSLKVLLENLLRCEDGNSVKASDIEALAKWKAKAEPSKEIAFRPTRVLLQDFTGVPVVVDLAAMREAILKMGGDPKKINPLQPLDLVIDHSVQVDSFGNPGAFKANAELEFERNQERYRFLRWGQKAFENFRAVPPDTGIVHQVNLEYLAPVVFTLKLGQACDGKTYAYPDSLVGTDSHTTMINGLGVVGWGVGGIEAEAAMLGQPISMLIPQVVGFKLHGKLSEGATATDLVLTVTQMLRKKGVVGKFVEFYGQGLSSLSLPDRATIANMAPEYGATIGFFPVDEESLRYLELSGRGASVELVRKYCEAQGLFRTDATPDPIFSDTLELDLGTVEPSLAGPKRPQDRVPLHKSKSMFRQALHELFKGKLEKLDPKRVGNWLSEGGSQTACLHIETERGELGELAKCAVLDHGNGRVSHLEQGAVVIAAITSCTNTSNPSVMLAAGLVAKKAVAKGLSSKPWVKTSLAPGSIVVTEYLNKAGLMPALEKLGFHLVGYGCTTCIGNSGPLPDSVAECIEKEDLVASAVLSGNRNFEGRINPLVRFNYLASPPLVVAYALAGRMDIDLYKEPLGKNDQGQDVYLRDVWPSQAEIDAAVRASVQADMFGKTYSDVFKGDERWRSLEVPAGETFQWDPNSTYVKYPPYFENMPREPQPVQD